GTAAGCATGTTTGACGTTTTACGAGTATGACTCGACGACCTACTTCGCTTCTAACTTTGATGCGGTACAGTTCGATCTATCGTGATAAAATAAAAGTTATCTTGCATGAGATATCATCAACCTACAAATATTCTTCCTTCTAATATTCTTCCATTATTTTAGTagtgttacaaaatattttcattaccTATCGTGAAAATagatatacttttacgtaataacatgATAATTATAATAACTATTGCAATATATCTCTTATCGTGACTACCATTTAACATACTCATAAatactaataaataattaatactaatcattttatttttaacaattgTATTCTATGTATATAATTCCATTCTGTAACATATATGACTTGTGTCCTATTTAAAGTACAATTGCACCTTTGATTAACTTACGTGATTGACAAATACATTGATAAATATAGtacaaatatgtacaatatTGCGTGCAACGAGTACTTTTCAAAGCGTACGCGTTAGTTCGCTCTAACTTCACTTCTTTCGCATTGTTATCGTTATTGAATGTCTATCCAATGAAAATGTATTCATCACACGTTCTATCGTTACATGTTCATGCGTCGGCTTTTCATTTGAATCATCCTTGATCCATTCAAAACACGAATCAAAAGCATTTCCTCTATCCCTATTTATTCCTGTCCCGGTAGTTGATTCATTTTCGTGCtctaattttcttcttttcaattTGTAATCTTCAGGACATGTATCTGCGCTGACGAAACGTTTCCTCAAATTTTTATCTAACTGTTTATCTTCAATAGTGCTGGACCCGCTAGAATTTTGTTTTGAAACACGATCCTTTTCTTTACACACCTTTATTTCGTCATCGTTCTTTAAAACTTTCGAAGAACTAGACTTGCACCTTTGTTCATCTTTATGTTTATTATTGCAGGGATTGATGTCAATTATTTTTGGTTTAGTAGattgataaatattattttgcgAGTTACAAGATATCATTTTCAAAGATACCACTGTACTGTCTAACTTGTATTTATCCAGCAAAGACTGCGCTATCGCGTGTTGACTGAACTGTATCATACGTGAATTATCTTTCGCGGTTTTCGCCGTATTCTTTGCGTTACTTTGAATGCCGCTCTCTACTAACTGGTGAATTTTTTTAAGAGAAATTTTTTCTGCTAATAACCGTTCTTTCTTGTTTAGCGAAAACTTATCATTCCACTGCTTGATACACTCTACATCATTATCCGTATTCACAGTAATTTTTTTACTGCacgattttaataaattatgttttatttCTGAGCTATTTTTTGGTTCTTCCTTAACTTGTGGAATTATACCCGATTGTTCCGTAAATTTTGAAACTGTATCCGATCGCTTTTCGGCTATTGTTTGCTGTTTCTTCACATCCTCATTAATATCGCAGCTAAGAATTGAAAGCTATTTGTAAGTTATTATAAGATTTGAAGATTGAGTATTAACGATACTtacatattgtattttattcctTCAAGGCTTTCTGAATATGCAATAAACTTATGTACCCTGATCTTTACTATTTCTTCGTTTTTACAAACGTCACAATTCGTTTTACAAGATGCTATTATGTGCCCGAAGTATTGATTAACAGCTACATGCCGACACCTAGGCCAAattttattatctaattttgtaaaattgtagaaaagaaatatttagacGAATTTAAACTCCTTACATTATTGAAAGACAGTAAGAGACAAATTTGTCATATTCACTTAATCGTTTCCGAATATATTCTACATCGTTCATTATTTTGCGATTTTCAATAACATGTTTCACAGAAGAATGTTCTTTCAtactaaaatatattctacaATATGTATAATCATTCTCTGAATGTATCTGTGTACATTCTCTATAATACTTGGCAATATTTTCAGGTATTGTCCAATGAACTATGCAcctgattaaatattttataaattatttggaattatatattaataataaatatcatttcTTTTATTGTGATATATGTAAACCTGATTGATTTCTTATGTATAAATCCATAATCATATGTTgtaatgataacatgaattttctcaGATACCCATTCACTTTCAATAATATGtcggatatttttttttaatcctaAAATATATCGTAACCATGAAATCTGAGATTCAGAAATATAAAGATTAATAATTAATCTATAATTTTCTTACCATGGTGACAGACAAGCGTAGATATTCCTAGAgcatttaatttattttgtaacAACTCTGCAGTAGGTATTTCTCGACAGTAAATAATGCCAAAACCTTCATCTATCTGAATACAGATAAtcttgataaatatttattttatagacCCATAAAAGAGCACATAGATTTACCTTATGAGCAGATGAATTAAAAAGACCAAGTACTCCTACAATAAATGTTTTAAGATGTTCAAAGGGATCAGAAAGTAAATCTAAAAACCACACATCAAGGTGTACATTAATTTTTTGTATAGGTATTTTAAAAACTTTTGGGTCTTCTAACGTTAAAAATGTGCAAATATCTTCGGTTACctgttaaaatatttaattaagaaCAACCAAATATTTGCtgtaaataattcaaattattccTTTAATACCTTATCAGTAACAGTTGTAGTTACTGCAATTTTAGGAACAAATTTCAGTTTTTCATTAAATGCATTTATATCTTTGTAACCGGGTTTAAAGTCATATCCCCATTCACTTAAACAATGACTTTCATTAAATACAATATAAGACAATAAGTTACGCTCTTGTAATAAAATGACAAGTTTCTGTTAATAAATTGTTAAGTTAATTGAAAGCTTTAAAAAAATTAAGGATATCTTATATTGTAAAGTTAAAGCTTTAAAATACTTTACCTTAAAATAGGTTAAAGTATTCATTTCAGTAGTtacatataataatactatttttggagatattgatgtcaaatcttttaaaatattatacctttctttttctttggaGCTCCTAGATAGCAAACCAACATTAATGTGTTTGCTTCTTAAGAAATCTATTTCTTTCTGAAAATACCTGATTATTTAGTATAcattagaaaaattaattaatttagttTATTCAATTAACTTTTTTAAAGTATCAGAAATGTTACCTTCATAGAAGATAATTTGGGAGAAAAAATAATTCCAACTTTTTTTTGTATAATTGCTGGTAGTTGATAGCAAAGAGATCTACCAAACCCAGGAGGCAttgatataaatacatattttgtaCCTACAAATTTACATTGTACTTTTTAATCtgtttttttaaatcaaattttgcaatattaataattataatggaacaGTATTTTTATGTCTTTGCAATATATTTTCAGTTCTTAATAACTATACAGTTCTTAATAACCTTAGCAATTAATGcataatacaaatttttatattaaaaaatactgaCCTTCGCAAATAGAAATAATGGCATTTCTTTGAATgttgtttttaaaattttcgtagccaaaaacatttttcataacaCTCATTACATGACCTTCATAATTACTCATTTGCACAAGTTTCATTAAAGCATAACATTCAACTTTTGCCTACGTAGAACTattatgtgtaaaaatattcaaaacatatCTCGTACGCTTGATCACAAGAAACTAACCTTACTGGTCGAGTGTAGCGTTagatttaaaattcattttgcTTCGGCCAATCAGAAGATGCAATTTTAAATATCTTCTACGCggcaatatttaaaataaaaatttttattacagGTATCAAAATATTGAGACATTAAATGAAATGGACTACAGTTATAGTGTTTGAAAAGAATAATAGATGAAAAAGATATAACGTCTTTAGTTTAACAATTTTTATTGTATTGATAAATGAACCTATATGTATGTAAGACCGCAATTAGATAAGATTGGTATCGATATGTTGAAgttatgatttatttattcattttagaTGCATAATGAAGAAATTTTatgcaatattttttttaatatgcgCATCCACCGCTGATTTTTCCAATGTTTGCGACCCTAATTGGCATTCGTTGGAAACGTTAGAAACCGCCAAAGTGGAGTGTGGACCATCTTTTGAAAATCGTTGCTATTGCATGAGGACATGCTACGAGAATCACCATCAGTATGTCGTTAATTGTACTGAATCAGGATTTCATAACGCGGCGCCGTTATCTCACTTGCCGAACGATACACAAGTAAAATCATTGttctgaaaattaatatttgtattagTTGTAAATAAACTAcgaattttatgtatttatgagaaatttaaatttaaaactgCAATAATGCATAGAATCCATATAGTgtgcaaaaatataaaagatattcAAAGTATATTACTTTTCATAATGTGTAAAGGGCAATTTATAGCTAGGCCCcattcttttaattatatttataaagatatgaatttgcataaatatccgtggTCTAGTTATAAAATTTGGCAAACCAATTGATATATTTGTGCCATTTTTAGGTACTTATTTTTACCGGGAACAATCTCGGAGAGCTTCCATGGAACGTATTCGGCACACTGGATAGTTTACCTCACTTAAGAGTGATAGATATGTCTAACAATAAAATAAGAGAAATTCGAGGGAAGGCATACCATCACGTCCAACACGTCGAGCGACTTATTTTAGATTTCAACGAATTATCGTTGGATCCTGCAAGAAGTCATCCCAGGGTATTCTCTAATTTCGTCTCCCTCTTGGAACTCCATTTAACTGACGCCTTCGAGGATGGTCCACCGAGAGATCTTGCAGCGACACTGCATGatatttttgtcaataggtATCGGATTCATAAATTTCagtttctttaattttaattcccCAATCGACAAATTTATGAATTGTTAATAATGTTTTGTAATTATTGTAGTAATTTAACGCAACTGATAAAGCTGCATTTGGAACAAAATGAAATATCGGAATTTCGGGACAGTAATGTATTCTGCGATCTCCCGAATCTTTTGGACCTTTATCTCGGCGATAACGCACTTACCGCTTTGCATTTTAATATATCCTGTCTCCACAAATTACGTTTCTTGGATCTTCAACGAAATAAGTTCACAAAAGTGGTCGATCATGATCTGCACGCTATGGACACGCTTATCAAGCATAATCAAAGTATAGCTGTAGATTTCACTGGAAATCCATTTGTGTGTTCGTGCAAATTAAATCCCTTTATAAAGTGGATGAGGAAGACAAAAGTGTTCGTTCGTAATAAAGACAATTTGAAATGTTTTGAAGGTACTTGTATTAGATAAAAATTATCTTTTTGTCAAACACGATatgaaattaaatgtaatttactTTTATAGGTGAAATACATCATGAAATACATGAAACAAAGAACTGTACGCCGAAATTGTTCTCATCAACTCCACGCAGTGCAATTGTTCTGCTCTTTTTCCTCTGTATGGTGTTAATAGGACTGGTGTGCGCTTTAATTTATCTACAGCGCACGAAATTACAAAAGAATATTGAGCCTATATTAGATTCGGTGAACAAAAGGGTACGATACACCTCGATAGCAACTGGTGATACTCGAGAAGATTTATGAATGAAATGAAAACGTTCTTCGATTAAGAACTAACAAAGAAGAGATTTAACGCTAATTAAACTCGCTCTTTAGTTAAAATTGTCAATCATTTTTAAACTCTCGAGAAGTtccattcttttttattatataacacacaagtacataatttcatttttgtcataagtaatttaaaatataataaggtATGTTTAACAATGTAATGAggcattaatatttataatgcaATATGTGGTGATTAATTTAGAAGTAAAAAAGAGGGATAGAACCATCACTGAATATTCTTACAAGCTATTTGTTACGACATTAACACGCTAAATTTATTGACTTAATAATTATAAACGAAGAACATGTAATTTTGATATTGTTATTGTCTCGAGTATGTCTAGTACCgaataaatgttatatatatttatatttaaatgtgTATTCACTGACCTTATTAAATTTCCCCTTACTTGTGGATTGATCAATTGAATGCTTTCAATGAAAAATACATACACACAATATTCT
This sequence is a window from Bombus affinis isolate iyBomAffi1 chromosome 14, iyBomAffi1.2, whole genome shotgun sequence. Protein-coding genes within it:
- the LOC126923799 gene encoding ATP-dependent DNA helicase Q5-like isoform X1 codes for the protein MKLVQMSNYEGHVMSVMKNVFGYENFKNNIQRNAIISICEGTKYVFISMPPGFGRSLCYQLPAIIQKKVGIIFSPKLSSMKKEIDFLRSKHINVGLLSRSSKEKERYNILKDLTSISPKIVLLYVTTEMNTLTYFKKLVILLQERNLLSYIVFNESHCLSEWGYDFKPGYKDINAFNEKLKFVPKIAVTTTVTDKVTEDICTFLTLEDPKVFKIPIQKINVHLDVWFLDLLSDPFEHLKTFIVGVLGLFNSSAHKIDEGFGIIYCREIPTAELLQNKLNALGISTLVCHHGLKKNIRHIIESEWVSEKIHVIITTYDYGFIHKKSIRCIVHWTIPENIAKYYRECTQIHSENDYTYCRIYFSMKEHSSVKHVIENRKIMNDVEYIRKRLSEYDKFVSYCLSIMCRHVAVNQYFGHIIASCKTNCDVCKNEEIVKIRVHKFIAYSESLEGIKYNICDINEDVKKQQTIAEKRSDTVSKFTEQSGIIPQVKEEPKNSSEIKHNLLKSCSKKITVNTDNDVECIKQWNDKFSLNKKERLLAEKISLKKIHQLVESGIQSNAKNTAKTAKDNSRMIQFSQHAIAQSLLDKYKLDSTVVSLKMISCNSQNNIYQSTKPKIIDINPCNNKHKDEQRCKSSSSKVLKNDDEIKVCKEKDRVSKQNSSGSSTIEDKQLDKNLRKRFVSADTCPEDYKLKRRKLEHENESTTGTGINRDRGNAFDSCFEWIKDDSNEKPTHEHVTIERVMNTFSLDRHSITITMRKK
- the LOC126923799 gene encoding uncharacterized protein LOC126923799 isoform X2; the protein is MNTLTYFKKLVILLQERNLLSYIVFNESHCLSEWGYDFKPGYKDINAFNEKLKFVPKIAVTTTVTDKVTEDICTFLTLEDPKVFKIPIQKINVHLDVWFLDLLSDPFEHLKTFIVGVLGLFNSSAHKIDEGFGIIYCREIPTAELLQNKLNALGISTLVCHHGLKKNIRHIIESEWVSEKIHVIITTYDYGFIHKKSIRCIVHWTIPENIAKYYRECTQIHSENDYTYCRIYFSMKEHSSVKHVIENRKIMNDVEYIRKRLSEYDKFVSYCLSIMCRHVAVNQYFGHIIASCKTNCDVCKNEEIVKIRVHKFIAYSESLEGIKYNICDINEDVKKQQTIAEKRSDTVSKFTEQSGIIPQVKEEPKNSSEIKHNLLKSCSKKITVNTDNDVECIKQWNDKFSLNKKERLLAEKISLKKIHQLVESGIQSNAKNTAKTAKDNSRMIQFSQHAIAQSLLDKYKLDSTVVSLKMISCNSQNNIYQSTKPKIIDINPCNNKHKDEQRCKSSSSKVLKNDDEIKVCKEKDRVSKQNSSGSSTIEDKQLDKNLRKRFVSADTCPEDYKLKRRKLEHENESTTGTGINRDRGNAFDSCFEWIKDDSNEKPTHEHVTIERVMNTFSLDRHSITITMRKK
- the LOC126923823 gene encoding phospholipase A2 inhibitor, whose translation is MKKFYAIFFLICASTADFSNVCDPNWHSLETLETAKVECGPSFENRCYCMRTCYENHHQYVVNCTESGFHNAAPLSHLPNDTQVLIFTGNNLGELPWNVFGTLDSLPHLRVIDMSNNKIREIRGKAYHHVQHVERLILDFNELSLDPARSHPRVFSNFVSLLELHLTDAFEDGPPRDLAATLHDIFVNSNLTQLIKLHLEQNEISEFRDSNVFCDLPNLLDLYLGDNALTALHFNISCLHKLRFLDLQRNKFTKVVDHDLHAMDTLIKHNQSIAVDFTGNPFVCSCKLNPFIKWMRKTKVFVRNKDNLKCFEGEIHHEIHETKNCTPKLFSSTPRSAIVLLFFLCMVLIGLVCALIYLQRTKLQKNIEPILDSVNKRVRYTSIATGDTREDL